One part of the Theropithecus gelada isolate Dixy chromosome 5, Tgel_1.0, whole genome shotgun sequence genome encodes these proteins:
- the LOC112624953 gene encoding putative MORF4 family-associated protein 1-like protein UPP, with product MRPVDADEAREPREDPGSPLSPVPRAGREDLASLERERARAHWRARRKLLEIQSLLDAIKSEVEAEERGARAPVPSPRAEAEERVARLCAEAERKAAEAARMGRRIVELHQRIAGCECC from the coding sequence ATGAGGCCTGTGGACGCGGACGAGGCGCGGGAGCCCCGCGAGGACCCGGGCAGCCCGCTGAGCCCGGTGCCCCGCGCCGGCCGCGAGGACCTGGCCTCCCTGGAGCGCGAGCGCGCCCGGGCGCACTGGCGAGCCCGCAGGAAGCTGCTGGAGATCCAGAGCCTGCTCGACGCCATCAAGAGCGAGGTGGAGGCGGAGGAGCGGGGCGCCCGGGCCCCTGTACCCAGCCCGCGCGCGGAGGCGGAGGAGCGGGTGGCTCGGCTGTGCGCCGAGGCGGAGAGGAAGGCCGCGGAGGCGGCGCGGATGGGCAGAAGGATCGTGGAGCTGCACCAGCGGATCGCTGGCTGCGAGTGCTGCTGA